From a single Melospiza georgiana isolate bMelGeo1 chromosome 5, bMelGeo1.pri, whole genome shotgun sequence genomic region:
- the ADRA2C gene encoding alpha-2C adrenergic receptor, producing MDLLLLVNTSLGSPNESLALPPASPSSSALLQPPSPYSPAAVAGLAAVVGFLIVFTIVGNVLVVIAVLTSRALRAPQNLFLVSLASADILVATLVMPFSLANELMNYWYFGKAWCNIYLALDVLFCTSSIVHLCAISLDRYWSVTQAVEYNLKRTPRRIKAIILTVWLISAIISFPPLISVYRDPEGDVFPQCKLNDETWYILSSCIGSFFAPCLIMVLVYIRIYRVAKLRTRTLSEKRTMPEGSSQTENGLSRAAGGCTSLRMQLGENGHYSAHHWRKASELEDIELEESSTSESRRRRSREERRRKSKSQSFSYSYSSKHSSGRLSRASNRSMQFFSYRRRRKRSSICRKKVAQAREKRFTFVLAVVMGVFVVCWFPFFFSYSLYGICREACEVPETLFKFFFWIGYCNSSLNPVIYTIFNQDFRRSFKHILFKKKKKNFRH from the coding sequence ATGGATCTGCTGCTGTTGGTGAACACGAGCCTGGGCTCCCCCAACGAGTCCCTGGCGCTGCCCCCCGCCTCGCCGTCCTCCTCGGCCCTCCTGCAGCCGCCCTCCCCCTACTCGCCGGCGGCCGTGGCCGGCCTGGCGGCGGTGGTGGGCTTCCTCATCGTCTTCACCATCGTGGGCAACGTGCTGGTGGTGATAGCCGTGCTCACCAGCCGGGCGCTGAGAGCCCCCCAGAACCTcttcctggtgtccctggccagcGCGGACATCCTGGTGGCTACCCTGGTCATGCCTTTCTCCTTAGCCAACGAGCTTATGAATTACTGGTACTTCGGCAAGGCTTGGTGTAACATTTACCTGGCGCTGGACGTGCTGTTCTGTACCTCGTCCATCGTCCACCTGTGCGCCATCAGCCTCGACAGGTACTGGTCGGTCACACAGGCGGTGGAGTACAACCTCAAACGGACACCGCGGCGGATCAAGGCCATCATCCTCACCGTGTGGCTCATTTCAGCCATCATCTCCTTCCCGCCATTGATCTCCGTGTACCGGGACCCTGAAGGAGATGTCTTTCCCCAGTGCAAGCTCAATGACGAGACATGGTACATCCTTTCTTCTTGCATCGGCTCTTTCTTTGCCCCCTGCCTCATCATGGTGTTGGTCTATATCCGCATCTACCGCGTGGCCAAGCTAAGGACCAGGACCCTCTCTGAGAAGCGAACGATGCCAGAGGGGTCCTCCCAGACTGAGAACGGCTTGAGCCGCGCTGCCGGCGGCTGCACGTCCCTGAGGATGCAGCTGGGAGAGAACGGACATTATTCGGCGCACCACTGGCGCAAAGCCTCTGAGCTGGAGGACATtgagctggaggagagcagcaCCTCAGAGAGCAGGCGGAGGCGGAGCCGGGAGGAGCGTCGCCGCAAGAGCAAGAGCCAGTCCTTCTCCTACTCGTACTCCTCCAAGCACTCCAGTGGCCGCCTGTCCCGTGCGAGCAATCGCTCCATGCAGTTCTTCTCCTACCGCCGCCGCCGGAAGCGTAGCAGCATCTGCCGTAAGAAAGTTGCCCAGGCCCGGGAGAAACGCTTCACTTTTGTGCTGGCTGTGGTCATGGGGGTCTTTGTAGTTTGCTggttcccttttttcttcagctACAGCCTCTATGGTATTTGCCGGGAGGCATGCGAGGTCCCCGAGACTCTCTTCAAGTTCTTCTTCTGGATTGGGTATTGCAATAGCTCCCTCAACCCAGTCATCTACACCATCTTCAACCAGGACTTCCGCAGGTCCTTTAAACACATTCTTtttaagaagaagaagaagaacttCCGGCATTGA